A single genomic interval of Arthrobacter globiformis harbors:
- a CDS encoding carboxyl transferase domain-containing protein: MGTGQKVRHLDATQLIAAVLDPGSYHSWDSPVVDPDPTPEYRQELAAARDKTGVDESVLTGEGLIRGRRVAVIVSEFRFLAGSIGLAAAERIVNAVERATREGLPLLAGPASGGTRMQEGTIAFLSMVKISAAVRAHRQAGLPYLVYLRHPTTGGVMASWGSLGHITVAEPGSLLGFLGPRVYEALYGSPFPENVQVAENLFDKGLVDAVVPPWQLSDVVDRALSILVAGPHAQVRSPRTLSVKPSDAGAWESIEISRNPRRPDLRQLLAYGARDVLPLNGTGQGEKDPGLLLALARFGQKSCVVIGHTRPRPSQQTAMGPASLREARRGMRLAEELGLPLVTVIDTGGAALSKEAEEGGLAGEIARSLHDLIGLNSPTVSVLMGQGTGGGALALFPADRTIAAQHAWLSPLPPEGASAIVHRTTDFAPAMSEAQGVNVASLHAHGMVEHIVDERPDAAHEGRAFCQRLGQAIEYELAALSAAGVPELLLQRLEKYRNLGGLVPLPL, encoded by the coding sequence ATGGGGACAGGTCAGAAGGTCCGTCACCTGGACGCCACCCAACTCATCGCCGCCGTGCTTGACCCCGGCTCCTACCACTCCTGGGACTCGCCCGTGGTGGACCCCGATCCCACCCCGGAATACCGCCAGGAACTGGCCGCGGCCCGGGATAAGACCGGCGTCGACGAATCCGTCCTCACCGGTGAAGGCCTCATCCGCGGCCGCCGGGTCGCCGTCATCGTCAGCGAATTCCGCTTCCTCGCCGGCTCCATTGGCCTCGCCGCAGCGGAACGGATCGTGAACGCCGTCGAACGCGCCACCCGGGAAGGGCTTCCGCTCCTGGCGGGACCGGCGTCGGGCGGCACCCGCATGCAGGAGGGAACCATCGCGTTCCTGTCCATGGTGAAGATCAGCGCGGCCGTCCGGGCGCACCGGCAGGCGGGCCTGCCCTACCTCGTCTACCTCCGGCACCCCACCACCGGCGGCGTCATGGCCTCCTGGGGCTCCCTCGGGCACATCACGGTGGCCGAACCCGGCTCCCTCCTCGGGTTCCTGGGGCCGCGGGTCTACGAGGCCCTCTACGGTTCACCCTTCCCGGAGAACGTCCAGGTGGCCGAGAATCTCTTCGACAAGGGGCTCGTGGACGCCGTGGTCCCGCCATGGCAGCTGTCCGACGTCGTCGACCGCGCCCTGAGCATCCTGGTCGCCGGGCCCCACGCGCAGGTCCGCTCGCCGCGGACCCTGTCCGTAAAACCGTCCGACGCCGGCGCCTGGGAATCGATCGAGATCTCCCGGAACCCCCGCCGCCCGGACCTGCGCCAACTGCTCGCCTACGGCGCCCGCGATGTGCTTCCACTCAACGGCACCGGCCAGGGCGAAAAGGACCCCGGGCTGCTGCTGGCACTGGCCCGCTTCGGGCAGAAATCCTGCGTGGTGATCGGGCACACCCGGCCCCGGCCCTCCCAGCAGACCGCCATGGGCCCGGCATCGCTGCGAGAAGCCCGCCGCGGCATGCGGCTGGCCGAAGAACTTGGCCTGCCGCTGGTGACCGTGATCGACACCGGCGGCGCTGCCCTGTCCAAAGAAGCGGAAGAAGGAGGGCTCGCCGGCGAAATCGCGCGTTCCCTTCATGACCTCATCGGCCTGAACTCCCCCACCGTGTCCGTCCTGATGGGCCAGGGCACCGGCGGTGGCGCGCTGGCGCTGTTCCCGGCCGACCGCACCATCGCGGCCCAGCACGCCTGGCTGTCCCCGCTGCCGCCCGAAGGCGCAAGCGCCATCGTGCACCGCACCACCGACTTTGCCCCGGCCATGTCCGAGGCACAGGGCGTCAACGTCGCCTCACTCCACGCCCACGGCATGGTGGAGCACATCGTGGACGAACGGCCCGACGCCGCCCACGAGGGCAGGGCGTTCTGCCAGCGCCTGGGGCAGGCCATCGAGTACGAACTTGCCGCCCTCTCCGCCGCCGGGGTGCCCGAACTCCTCCTGCAGCGGCTCGAAAAGTACCGCAACCTCGGCGGCCTCGTCCCGCTCCCCCTCTAG
- a CDS encoding CaiB/BaiF CoA transferase family protein produces MSHESTPQPEGPLAGYLVVDLSRALAGPHAGMMLADLGARVIKVENPGTGDDTRGWGPPFVGPEDDPQATYFLSCNRNKESIALDLKSDDGRTVLRELLERADVVIENFRPGVLDRLGFSAAEMHALNPALVVLSITGFGHDGPESRRSGYDQILQGEAGLMSLTGSGPDDPQRVGVPIADLLSGMYGAFGTLAALLQRERTGQGQIVRTSLLAALIGVHAFQGTRATVAGEVPKAQGNHHPSIAPYGLFHCRQGRVQISVGSEKLWRTFAAAFGIDADRPEFASNAERVRNREKVIEEVERAFADHEAEPLLAKLNDAGIPAGKVRTLDEVYEWEQVHSQGLVIDVDHKILGNVTLPGPPLRFFAAADTAETTIKTHTAPPLLDQDGEQIRQWLGLVPADAAAAGEGR; encoded by the coding sequence ATGAGCCATGAATCCACACCCCAGCCCGAAGGCCCCCTCGCCGGCTACCTAGTGGTGGACCTCAGCCGCGCCCTGGCCGGACCGCACGCCGGCATGATGCTCGCGGACCTCGGCGCACGGGTCATCAAAGTCGAAAACCCCGGCACAGGAGACGACACCCGCGGCTGGGGTCCGCCGTTCGTCGGCCCCGAAGACGATCCCCAGGCCACCTACTTCCTCTCCTGCAACCGCAACAAGGAATCCATCGCCCTGGACCTCAAAAGCGACGACGGGCGGACGGTACTGCGCGAACTGCTCGAACGCGCCGACGTCGTCATCGAAAACTTCCGCCCCGGCGTGCTGGACCGGCTCGGCTTCTCCGCCGCGGAGATGCACGCACTGAACCCTGCCCTGGTGGTCCTGTCCATCACCGGTTTCGGCCACGACGGCCCGGAATCCCGCCGCAGCGGCTACGACCAGATCCTGCAGGGTGAGGCCGGGCTGATGTCCCTGACCGGCTCCGGCCCCGACGATCCGCAGCGGGTGGGCGTGCCCATCGCGGACCTCCTCTCCGGCATGTACGGGGCGTTCGGCACCCTCGCGGCACTGCTGCAGCGCGAACGAACGGGCCAGGGGCAGATCGTCCGTACCTCGCTGCTCGCCGCACTCATCGGTGTGCACGCGTTCCAGGGCACCCGCGCCACCGTCGCGGGCGAGGTGCCCAAGGCCCAGGGCAACCACCATCCGTCCATCGCCCCTTACGGCCTGTTCCACTGCCGGCAGGGCCGCGTGCAGATCAGCGTGGGCAGCGAGAAACTGTGGCGCACGTTCGCGGCGGCGTTCGGCATCGACGCGGATCGGCCGGAATTCGCCTCCAACGCCGAGCGCGTCCGGAACCGGGAAAAAGTCATCGAGGAAGTGGAACGCGCCTTCGCCGACCACGAGGCCGAACCGCTGCTCGCCAAGCTCAACGACGCCGGGATTCCCGCCGGCAAGGTCCGGACCCTGGACGAGGTCTACGAGTGGGAGCAGGTCCACTCCCAGGGCCTGGTGATCGACGTCGACCACAAGATCCTTGGCAACGTCACCCTCCCGGGCCCGCCGCTGCGCTTCTTTGCCGCCGCGGACACCGCCGAGACCACCATCAAAACCCACACCGCGCCGCCGCTGCTGGACCAGGACGGCGAGCAGATCCGGCAATGGCTCGGCCTCGTCCCGGCCGACGCCGCCGCTGCCGGGGAGGGCCGCTGA
- a CDS encoding NADPH-dependent FMN reductase, whose amino-acid sequence MATHKIGYFVGSLASGSINRTLSKALIKLAPEDLEFTEIHIKDLPLYSYDYDADFPPEGRALKEAIEGSDGILFVSPEYNRSIPGALKNAIDWGSRPWGTNSFARKPTGIIGASPGSIGTAVMQSSMRAVLSFLDAPQLNAPEAYVKFNPDVFGSDGEVKDESTAAFLRHYMEEYCAFVQRVLAANAPGHIGDPEPDTQKLSR is encoded by the coding sequence ATGGCAACGCACAAGATCGGCTATTTCGTAGGAAGCCTGGCCAGCGGTTCCATTAACCGGACACTCTCGAAGGCCCTCATCAAGCTCGCCCCCGAGGACCTCGAGTTCACCGAGATCCACATCAAGGACCTGCCGCTGTACAGCTACGACTACGACGCCGATTTCCCGCCCGAAGGCCGTGCCCTCAAGGAAGCCATCGAAGGCTCCGACGGCATCCTCTTTGTCTCCCCGGAATACAACCGCTCCATTCCGGGGGCGCTGAAGAACGCCATCGACTGGGGATCCCGTCCCTGGGGTACCAACTCGTTCGCCCGTAAGCCCACCGGCATCATCGGCGCCTCGCCCGGGAGCATCGGCACGGCGGTGATGCAGTCCTCCATGCGCGCCGTGCTGAGCTTCCTCGACGCCCCCCAGCTCAATGCCCCCGAGGCCTACGTGAAGTTCAACCCGGACGTGTTCGGCAGCGACGGCGAGGTCAAGGATGAATCCACCGCGGCATTCCTGCGCCATTACATGGAAGAGTACTGCGCCTTCGTCCAGCGTGTCCTGGCGGCCAATGCACCCGGCCACATCGGCGATCCGGAACCCGACACCCAGAAGCTGTCCCGCTAG